Proteins encoded by one window of Acidipropionibacterium virtanenii:
- a CDS encoding dienelactone hydrolase family protein, producing the protein MSDATDRTALEPGFPTSGPAVQVAVDDFPVAWREVIETAPDVSGSPVLGAPVRYDHDGTTCEGYLAWKPAYVSADHPRPAVMLVHDWFGAGTNIQARAVMAARLGYVAFAPDVYGAGRRPATADEAADAAQPFYEDLGLFRGRLQAGLEWLAAQPEVDASRIAAVGYCFGGTGVMELARTGAELRGVAPIHGRLLPHEPSDADRIRARVLILAGGDDAVCPDQDVLAVVNELREAGADWELNMYGGAPHAYTSAGQDSFRAEADRRTWLSLTDFLHDVL; encoded by the coding sequence ATGAGCGATGCGACGGACAGGACGGCACTGGAGCCCGGCTTCCCCACCAGCGGGCCCGCGGTGCAGGTGGCGGTGGACGACTTCCCCGTGGCGTGGCGCGAGGTCATCGAGACGGCCCCCGACGTGTCGGGCTCTCCGGTCCTCGGCGCACCGGTGCGCTACGACCACGACGGCACCACGTGCGAGGGGTACCTGGCCTGGAAGCCCGCCTACGTCTCGGCCGATCATCCGCGCCCGGCCGTGATGCTCGTCCACGACTGGTTCGGGGCCGGGACGAACATCCAGGCGCGGGCGGTGATGGCCGCCCGACTCGGATACGTGGCCTTCGCCCCCGACGTGTACGGGGCGGGAAGACGCCCCGCCACCGCCGATGAGGCCGCGGACGCCGCGCAGCCCTTCTACGAGGATCTCGGCCTGTTCCGCGGCCGCCTCCAGGCCGGTCTGGAGTGGCTCGCCGCCCAGCCCGAGGTCGACGCCAGCAGGATCGCCGCCGTCGGCTACTGCTTCGGCGGGACCGGTGTCATGGAGCTGGCCCGCACCGGCGCCGAGCTGCGCGGGGTGGCCCCGATCCATGGGCGACTGCTGCCCCATGAGCCGTCGGACGCCGACCGGATCCGGGCCAGGGTGCTGATCCTCGCCGGCGGCGACGACGCGGTGTGCCCCGACCAGGACGTTCTGGCCGTCGTCAACGAGCTGCGCGAGGCCGGGGCGGACTGGGAGCTGAACATGTACGGTGGGGCCCCGCACGCCTACACCAGCGCCGGGCAGGACTCTTTCCGCGCGGAGGCCGACCGTCGCACCTGGCTGAGCCTCACCGACTTCCTGCACGACGTCCTCTGA
- a CDS encoding NUDIX domain-containing protein: MVESAGLLLWRRAGDGVEVLVAHMGGPYWQRKQNGAWGITKGLFDPENEHAHDAAMRETEEELGILPSSATDAEGRVRRDVPLGTVRSRSGKLITVWARQVLDGWDLPEPGRPRSNTFHMQWPPRSGKYQAFPEIDRTAWLSPARARPLMVPSQREFLDRLAELLERGQI; the protein is encoded by the coding sequence ATGGTGGAATCGGCGGGGCTGCTGCTGTGGCGCCGGGCCGGCGACGGCGTCGAGGTGTTGGTGGCCCACATGGGTGGGCCGTACTGGCAGCGCAAGCAGAACGGTGCGTGGGGCATCACCAAGGGGCTGTTCGACCCTGAGAACGAGCACGCCCACGACGCCGCGATGCGCGAGACCGAGGAGGAACTCGGGATCCTGCCCTCGTCCGCGACCGACGCCGAGGGTCGGGTGCGCCGCGACGTGCCGCTCGGGACGGTCCGCAGCCGCAGCGGCAAGCTGATCACGGTCTGGGCGCGTCAGGTGCTTGACGGTTGGGATCTTCCCGAGCCCGGCCGGCCTAGGTCGAACACGTTTCACATGCAGTGGCCACCGCGCAGCGGAAAGTATCAGGCCTTCCCCGAGATCGATCGCACAGCCTGGCTCTCTCCCGCACGGGCGCGGCCCCTCATGGTTCCCTCGCAGCGCGAGTTCCTGGACCGGCTCGCCGAGTTGCTGGAACGCGGCCAGATCTGA
- a CDS encoding AAA family ATPase, with amino-acid sequence MRLIRFAAENHKGLRDRAELDLTEPGLTTLRPKDGKTWDDSLHRVIGIFGANASGKSTVLDALQYMVSAVRNSATAWQAERRMVRSPFALDEKHRAAPSSYELEFILEDVRYEYGFRVGAAGIEEEWLRYVPRARWTNLFTRNHGRPGFFWGSEVKALGEVTGRELVLSRAVLTGHARLSGVGRAIAEDVGFAPLGDVHRGSRVSVIMDMLAKGAMTYDSVTTLLKVADIGINSVSIKETELPQREQELMKRINELLRGDSSRRKGRSVGEAEKVDEDTAATIMRSLEFSHCDGAGRPLRLYEESAGTISWLALAVPAIEALRTGTVLCVDEIDASLHSQLVDILVGMFEDRELNTKGAQMLFTSHDTYLLSNLTEHPLEPDQVWFTEKNVEGATELFSLDDFPRHRDANIARRYLAGRYGAVPRTAPSLLHRVFEESVSGRTEH; translated from the coding sequence ATGAGACTGATTCGGTTCGCTGCCGAGAATCACAAGGGCCTCCGTGACCGAGCCGAGCTGGATCTCACCGAGCCGGGCCTCACTACGCTTCGTCCCAAAGACGGGAAGACTTGGGACGACTCGCTGCATCGCGTGATCGGCATCTTCGGAGCCAATGCCTCTGGCAAGTCCACAGTGCTGGACGCGCTGCAGTACATGGTGTCAGCGGTCAGGAACTCGGCCACCGCATGGCAGGCGGAACGTCGGATGGTGCGAAGTCCTTTCGCGCTTGACGAGAAGCATCGAGCAGCTCCCAGCAGCTACGAGCTGGAATTCATCCTCGAGGACGTTCGCTACGAGTACGGGTTCCGGGTCGGTGCCGCCGGTATCGAGGAGGAGTGGCTGCGCTACGTCCCGCGTGCTCGATGGACGAACCTGTTCACGCGGAATCACGGCAGGCCGGGGTTCTTCTGGGGGAGCGAAGTCAAGGCTCTTGGCGAGGTCACAGGTCGCGAGCTCGTCCTGAGCCGTGCCGTCCTCACCGGACATGCCCGGCTCTCCGGTGTAGGCCGTGCCATTGCGGAGGATGTCGGCTTTGCGCCGCTCGGTGATGTTCATCGGGGCAGTCGCGTTTCCGTCATCATGGACATGCTCGCCAAAGGAGCCATGACATATGACTCCGTCACAACCCTGCTCAAGGTCGCTGATATCGGGATCAACTCGGTCAGCATCAAGGAGACGGAGCTTCCGCAAAGGGAGCAGGAACTTATGAAGAGGATCAATGAGCTCCTGCGAGGCGATTCATCGAGACGTAAGGGCAGATCAGTTGGCGAGGCGGAGAAAGTTGATGAGGACACAGCCGCCACGATCATGAGGAGCCTCGAGTTCTCCCACTGTGACGGTGCCGGCCGCCCACTGAGACTCTACGAGGAGAGCGCCGGCACGATCTCGTGGCTCGCCCTTGCGGTCCCCGCTATCGAGGCGCTTCGCACGGGAACCGTGCTGTGTGTCGACGAGATCGACGCGAGCCTGCACTCCCAGCTCGTCGACATCCTGGTCGGTATGTTTGAGGATCGGGAACTGAACACCAAGGGTGCTCAGATGCTCTTCACGAGCCACGACACTTACCTTCTCTCCAACCTCACCGAGCATCCTCTGGAGCCGGATCAGGTGTGGTTCACGGAGAAGAATGTGGAGGGCGCCACCGAACTGTTCAGTCTCGATGACTTCCCACGTCATCGTGATGCGAACATCGCCCGTCGCTACCTTGCGGGCCGGTATGGCGCAGTGCCGCGGACAGCCCCGAGCCTGCTCCATCGAGTGTTCGAGGAATCGGTTTCCGGTAGGACGGAGCACTGA
- a CDS encoding RloB domain-containing protein, whose amino-acid sequence MDQHPDLDEMLRDSRKRGIHVVVTNLKFEQWLLWHVNDRTRAHTSNDLDRLMKSEGLMKGKKAG is encoded by the coding sequence GTGGACCAGCACCCAGATCTGGACGAAATGCTCCGAGATTCACGAAAGCGTGGTATTCATGTCGTCGTCACGAACCTCAAGTTCGAGCAGTGGCTGCTGTGGCATGTCAATGACAGGACGCGGGCTCACACCTCAAATGACCTTGATCGATTGATGAAGAGCGAGGGTCTCATGAAAGGCAAGAAGGCCGGGTAG
- a CDS encoding A/G-specific adenine glycosylase yields the protein MLVSEVMSQQTPMSRVVGPWTAWMERWPTPDDLAEEEPGAAVAAWGRLGYPRRALRLHACAVAIAERFDGVVPSTYAELIELPGIGDYTAAAVVSFAFGHRAAVLDTNVRRVLARVETGVANCGSATTRADRELAARWLPASDADAARWAVSSMELGALVCVARSPLCEQCPISGHCRWLAAEKPTEGAPVRRGQAWKGTDRQCRGVILDLVRNSMAGVEVEVALDAWPKRHQAEKCLGSLLDDGLIHRDGELLRL from the coding sequence GTGCTGGTCAGCGAGGTGATGAGCCAGCAGACCCCCATGTCACGCGTCGTGGGGCCGTGGACGGCGTGGATGGAGCGCTGGCCCACCCCTGATGACCTGGCCGAGGAGGAGCCCGGCGCAGCGGTGGCGGCCTGGGGGCGTCTAGGTTATCCGCGTCGGGCGCTGCGGCTGCATGCCTGCGCGGTGGCGATCGCCGAGCGGTTCGACGGCGTCGTGCCCTCGACCTACGCCGAACTCATCGAGCTGCCCGGGATCGGCGACTACACCGCCGCGGCGGTGGTGTCCTTCGCTTTCGGGCACCGTGCCGCGGTGCTGGACACCAACGTCCGACGGGTACTGGCGCGGGTGGAGACCGGGGTGGCGAACTGCGGTTCGGCGACCACACGTGCCGACCGGGAGCTGGCGGCGCGGTGGCTGCCGGCCTCGGACGCCGATGCGGCCCGCTGGGCGGTGTCCTCGATGGAGCTGGGCGCGCTGGTGTGCGTGGCCCGCAGCCCCTTGTGCGAGCAGTGCCCGATCTCCGGCCACTGCCGATGGCTGGCGGCCGAGAAACCGACCGAGGGGGCTCCGGTGCGCCGCGGCCAGGCGTGGAAGGGCACCGACCGGCAGTGCCGCGGGGTGATCCTGGACCTGGTGCGCAATTCGATGGCCGGCGTCGAGGTGGAGGTGGCACTGGACGCCTGGCCGAAGCGCCATCAGGCGGAGAAGTGCCTGGGCTCCCTGCTGGACGACGGGCTGATCCACCGCGACGGGGAGTTGCTGAGGCTGTGA
- the hemL gene encoding glutamate-1-semialdehyde 2,1-aminomutase, with the protein MSTNSELFDEARSVIPGGVDSPVRAYGNVGGVPRFIERASGPWLWDAEGTRYLDLVCTWGPALLGHSRPEVVSAVQSAAARGLSFGAPTATETELAEEVRRRVPPAERVRFVSTGTEATMTAIRLARGATGRDLIIKFAGNYHGHSDGLLAAAGSGVATAGLPGSAGVPAGVTASTLVLPYNDEAALRAAFQARGDEIAGVIVEASAANMGVVPPRPGFNAAIRRITAEHGALMIVDEVLTGFRCGPSGFWGFQQDRQESYRPDLFTFGKVVGGGMPLAALGGRAEVMDLLSPTGPVYQAGTLSGNPLATIAGLTTLQLADDDVYERLDERSEAWRGALAEALEAAGVPFVINNASNLFSVFMGEAPARDGVADYEQAQAQSAEAYTAFFHAMLDAGVNLPPSCFEAWFLSDAHDEEAFEVFSDALPGACEAAARALG; encoded by the coding sequence GTGAGCACCAACTCCGAACTGTTCGACGAGGCGAGGTCCGTCATCCCCGGCGGGGTGGATTCCCCCGTGCGCGCCTACGGCAATGTGGGCGGGGTGCCCCGCTTCATCGAGAGGGCCTCCGGGCCGTGGCTGTGGGACGCCGAGGGCACCCGATACCTGGACCTGGTGTGCACCTGGGGTCCGGCGCTGCTGGGCCATTCCCGCCCCGAGGTGGTCTCGGCAGTGCAGAGCGCGGCTGCCCGGGGCCTGTCCTTCGGGGCGCCGACGGCCACCGAGACCGAGCTCGCCGAGGAGGTGCGACGCCGGGTGCCGCCGGCCGAGCGGGTGCGCTTCGTCTCCACCGGCACCGAGGCCACCATGACGGCGATCCGGCTGGCCCGCGGGGCCACCGGACGCGATCTCATCATCAAGTTCGCCGGCAACTACCACGGCCACTCCGACGGTCTGCTGGCCGCCGCCGGGTCGGGGGTGGCCACGGCCGGGCTGCCCGGATCGGCCGGCGTGCCGGCAGGGGTCACGGCGTCGACCCTGGTGCTGCCCTACAACGACGAGGCCGCCCTGCGGGCCGCCTTCCAGGCCCGCGGCGACGAGATCGCCGGGGTGATCGTGGAGGCCTCTGCCGCCAACATGGGCGTCGTCCCCCCGCGTCCCGGGTTCAATGCGGCGATCCGGAGGATCACCGCCGAGCACGGCGCCCTGATGATCGTCGACGAGGTGCTCACCGGGTTCCGCTGCGGGCCGTCGGGCTTCTGGGGGTTCCAGCAGGACCGTCAGGAGAGCTACCGGCCCGACCTGTTCACCTTCGGCAAGGTGGTGGGCGGCGGGATGCCGCTGGCGGCGCTGGGCGGGCGCGCCGAGGTGATGGATCTGCTGTCGCCGACCGGGCCCGTCTACCAGGCGGGCACCCTTTCCGGTAATCCGCTGGCGACCATCGCCGGTCTGACCACCCTGCAGCTGGCCGACGACGACGTCTACGAGCGCCTCGACGAGCGCTCCGAGGCGTGGCGCGGAGCGCTGGCCGAGGCTCTGGAGGCCGCCGGGGTGCCGTTCGTCATCAACAATGCCTCCAACCTGTTCAGCGTCTTCATGGGCGAGGCGCCCGCACGCGACGGGGTCGCCGACTACGAGCAGGCCCAGGCGCAGAGCGCCGAGGCCTACACGGCGTTCTTCCACGCGATGCTGGACGCCGGGGTGAACCTGCCGCCGAGCTGCTTCGAGGCCTGGTTCCTCTCCGACGCCCATGACGAGGAGGCCTTCGAGGTGTTCTCCGACGCCCTTCCGGGGGCGTGCGAGGCCGCCGCCAGGGCGCTGGGCTGA
- the hemB gene encoding porphobilinogen synthase translates to MRRMVAETRVAPAQLMLPAFVAEGIDEAREISTLPGQFQHTTESIKRLAEQCVEAGIGGIDLFGVPTRKDEIGSQAWNPDGILNRGIAAVREAVGDDLVICADTCLDEFTDHGHCGALRPDGTVDNDATLPLYAEMAVSQARAGAHMVSPSGMMDGQIAVIRDALDSEGFADVSILAYSAKYASAFFGPFRGAVNSSLKGDRKAYQQDPANRREGLRETLLDLAEGADLVMVKPASHYLDVLSDVAEISQVPVAAYQVSGEYAMLEAAAANGWIDRRRCITESLTSIARAGADVILSYWAVEAAGWLR, encoded by the coding sequence ATGCGCCGGATGGTCGCCGAGACCCGGGTGGCCCCCGCCCAGCTGATGCTGCCCGCCTTCGTCGCCGAGGGGATCGACGAGGCCCGCGAGATCTCCACCCTGCCGGGCCAGTTCCAGCACACCACCGAGTCCATCAAGAGGCTCGCCGAGCAGTGTGTCGAGGCCGGTATCGGCGGCATCGACCTGTTCGGCGTCCCCACCCGCAAGGACGAGATCGGGTCACAGGCCTGGAATCCCGATGGCATCCTCAACCGGGGCATCGCGGCGGTGCGCGAGGCCGTCGGCGACGACCTGGTGATCTGCGCCGACACCTGCCTCGACGAGTTCACCGACCACGGCCACTGCGGGGCGCTGAGGCCCGACGGCACGGTCGACAACGACGCCACCCTGCCGCTGTACGCCGAGATGGCGGTCTCCCAGGCCCGCGCCGGGGCGCACATGGTGTCCCCGTCGGGGATGATGGACGGCCAGATCGCGGTGATCCGCGACGCCCTGGACTCCGAGGGGTTCGCCGACGTGTCGATCCTGGCCTACTCGGCCAAGTACGCCTCGGCCTTCTTCGGGCCTTTCCGCGGCGCGGTGAACTCGTCGTTGAAGGGCGACCGCAAGGCCTACCAGCAGGATCCGGCGAACCGCCGCGAGGGGCTGCGCGAGACCCTGCTGGACCTGGCGGAAGGGGCTGACCTGGTGATGGTCAAACCCGCCTCCCACTACCTGGACGTCCTCTCCGACGTCGCCGAGATCTCCCAGGTGCCGGTGGCCGCCTACCAGGTCTCCGGCGAGTACGCCATGCTGGAGGCCGCCGCCGCCAACGGCTGGATCGACCGCCGGCGCTGCATCACCGAGTCGCTGACCTCGATCGCCCGCGCCGGCGCCGACGTCATCCTCAGCTACTGGGCCGTGGAGGCCGCGGGCTGGCTGCGCTGA
- a CDS encoding uroporphyrinogen-III synthase: MSSSVTPDAAGIIRPPVLVPRAGAHDRIGTTLKHAGFGVIHQAVTRTVETAGALDDVRARLDAEDFDWLVITSHTAVRILQEAGLLTGLMLKVAAVGRATARALADAGVDVALVPPDQSGAGLVDAWTDAGARVLLPVSALAAPTVPDGLRAAGCEVTRIRLYTTEPLDALPEVIAQAWPAFGAVVVTSSSVARALDQLVAAAGLSWTARQHPVAMGQPTAQTLSELGHPAAAVAAAPTPEAILTAVESVIS, encoded by the coding sequence GTGAGTTCGTCCGTCACCCCCGACGCCGCCGGCATCATCCGCCCGCCCGTCCTGGTGCCCCGGGCCGGGGCCCACGACAGGATCGGCACGACCCTCAAGCACGCCGGATTCGGCGTCATCCACCAGGCGGTCACCCGCACCGTCGAGACCGCCGGCGCCCTGGATGACGTCCGCGCCCGTCTTGACGCCGAGGACTTCGACTGGCTCGTGATCACCAGCCACACCGCCGTTCGGATACTCCAGGAGGCCGGGCTGCTGACCGGGCTGATGCTGAAGGTCGCCGCCGTGGGCCGCGCCACCGCACGCGCCCTGGCCGACGCCGGGGTCGACGTCGCCCTGGTACCACCCGACCAGTCAGGGGCCGGGCTGGTGGACGCCTGGACCGACGCCGGCGCCCGCGTCCTGCTGCCGGTCTCCGCGCTCGCCGCACCCACCGTGCCCGACGGGCTGCGGGCGGCAGGCTGCGAGGTGACCCGCATCCGCCTGTACACCACCGAACCGCTGGACGCCCTTCCCGAGGTGATCGCCCAGGCCTGGCCGGCCTTCGGCGCCGTGGTCGTCACCTCCTCGTCGGTGGCCCGCGCCCTCGACCAGCTGGTGGCCGCCGCAGGGCTGTCGTGGACCGCCCGCCAGCATCCAGTGGCGATGGGCCAGCCCACCGCCCAGACCCTGTCCGAGCTCGGGCATCCGGCCGCGGCCGTCGCCGCCGCGCCCACACCCGAGGCCATCCTCACCGCTGTAGAAAGTGTCATCTCATGA
- the hemC gene encoding hydroxymethylbilane synthase, whose protein sequence is MVADALSQHGLDVELVHVTTHGDVNTTPLSQMGGTGVFASAIRADLLAGSCDLAVHSFKDLPTAQPLGLKVAAVPARENPRDALVARDGLALAELPEGSRVGTGSPRRAAQLLAARPDLRIVDIRGNVDTRVGRVKGLGGKEDLDAVIVAASGLRRLGRGAVITEELGFDVMLPAPAQGALAVECRTQDSRFGALAKGLAAIDDLPTRLSATAERAVLARLEAGCAAPVGAFCEAADGKLSLQAVVAAVDGARTVRSAAALELPAPLPTKTDEMADLSGAAHQLGVAVAEDLLAQGAAEVADLHASKGAPSVTRDADQASAAPSEEKQ, encoded by the coding sequence ATGGTGGCCGACGCCCTGTCCCAGCACGGCCTGGACGTCGAACTGGTGCACGTCACCACCCACGGCGATGTCAACACCACCCCGCTGTCCCAGATGGGCGGCACCGGGGTGTTCGCCTCGGCGATCCGCGCCGACCTGCTGGCGGGGTCCTGCGATCTGGCCGTCCACTCCTTCAAGGACCTGCCCACCGCCCAGCCCCTCGGGCTGAAGGTGGCCGCCGTCCCGGCCCGCGAGAACCCGCGCGACGCCCTGGTGGCCCGCGACGGCCTCGCGCTCGCCGAACTGCCGGAGGGGTCCCGGGTGGGCACCGGTTCTCCCCGCAGGGCCGCGCAACTGCTCGCCGCCCGGCCCGACCTCCGGATCGTCGACATCCGGGGCAATGTCGACACCCGGGTGGGGCGGGTCAAGGGTCTGGGCGGCAAGGAGGATCTCGACGCCGTCATCGTCGCCGCCTCCGGGCTGCGTCGCCTGGGCCGGGGAGCGGTGATCACCGAGGAGCTCGGCTTCGACGTGATGCTGCCCGCCCCCGCCCAGGGCGCCCTGGCCGTGGAGTGCCGCACCCAGGACTCGCGCTTCGGAGCCCTGGCCAAGGGACTGGCCGCCATCGACGACCTGCCGACCCGGCTTTCGGCCACCGCCGAGCGAGCCGTGCTGGCCCGCCTGGAGGCCGGCTGCGCCGCCCCGGTCGGGGCCTTCTGCGAGGCGGCCGACGGGAAGCTGTCGCTGCAGGCCGTGGTCGCCGCGGTCGACGGGGCACGCACCGTACGCTCCGCGGCCGCCCTCGAACTGCCCGCGCCCCTCCCCACGAAGACCGACGAGATGGCCGATCTGTCCGGAGCCGCCCACCAGCTCGGCGTCGCGGTGGCCGAGGACCTGCTGGCCCAAGGCGCCGCCGAGGTCGCCGACCTGCACGCCTCCAAGGGGGCGCCGTCGGTCACCCGAGATGCTGACCAGGCGTCCGCCGCCCCGTCCGAGGAGAAACAGTGA
- a CDS encoding protoporphyrinogen/coproporphyrinogen oxidase yields the protein MRRVDAVVIGGGMAGLVAAWQFTREGLTPVLLESRGYTGGLVAASKIAGVAYDIGAEGWAVRRPETAELAAELGLDVEFPRPAPSWVWFDDGPFAMPSRAILGIPADLSDSDVVAALGAGEAEKAARLDGAPLPDELPPDLGSLVEQRMGTTVLERLVAPIAGGIHAADPHLLATEVVSPGLLDAVRRAGSLAGGVALVKGDGAPKPPVASVAGGMFRMPQVLHEQISAADGQVLTRTGARALERDGEGWVVRAAATVRNENPSLPPVPCGEPVDLAAARVVIACSAGPARRLLGGVVDVSGPELVPGAPIAHVNLAVRAPELDAGPRGNGMLVARGSQQVSAKALTHLSAKWPSLTADCRARSEGLHLLRVSYGRSGEAEVELSVGQAMADASTLLGVELAADRLVDHQIIHWSGALAPTTPAARAWVQGLHEQLSAVPGIGLTGAWASGSGIAALVPHARDTARRLA from the coding sequence ATGAGAAGAGTTGACGCGGTCGTCATCGGCGGCGGGATGGCGGGCCTGGTGGCCGCCTGGCAGTTCACCCGTGAGGGGTTGACGCCGGTGCTCCTGGAGTCCCGCGGCTACACCGGAGGTCTGGTGGCCGCCTCGAAGATCGCCGGGGTGGCCTATGACATCGGTGCCGAGGGGTGGGCGGTGCGTCGCCCCGAGACCGCCGAGCTGGCCGCCGAGCTCGGGCTGGATGTCGAGTTCCCGCGTCCCGCGCCCAGCTGGGTGTGGTTCGACGACGGCCCGTTCGCGATGCCCTCGAGGGCGATCCTCGGTATCCCGGCCGACCTGTCCGACAGCGACGTCGTCGCCGCCCTGGGCGCCGGGGAGGCCGAGAAGGCCGCCCGGCTGGACGGTGCCCCGCTGCCCGACGAGCTCCCACCGGATCTGGGCTCCCTGGTCGAGCAGCGGATGGGGACGACCGTGCTGGAGCGTCTGGTGGCCCCGATCGCCGGTGGCATCCACGCCGCCGATCCGCATCTGCTGGCCACCGAGGTGGTCTCCCCCGGCCTGCTGGACGCCGTGCGCCGGGCCGGCAGCCTGGCCGGCGGGGTCGCCCTGGTGAAGGGCGACGGGGCCCCGAAGCCGCCGGTGGCCTCGGTGGCCGGCGGCATGTTCCGGATGCCGCAGGTGCTCCACGAACAGATCAGCGCCGCGGACGGTCAGGTGCTGACCCGCACCGGGGCCCGGGCCCTGGAGCGTGACGGCGAGGGCTGGGTGGTTCGGGCGGCCGCCACTGTGCGCAACGAGAACCCCTCCCTGCCCCCGGTGCCCTGCGGCGAACCGGTCGATCTGGCGGCCGCGCGCGTGGTGATCGCCTGCTCGGCCGGGCCGGCGCGCAGGCTGCTGGGCGGCGTCGTGGACGTCTCCGGCCCCGAACTGGTGCCCGGCGCCCCGATCGCCCACGTCAACCTGGCCGTGCGCGCACCGGAGCTGGACGCCGGACCTCGCGGCAACGGAATGCTGGTGGCGCGCGGATCGCAACAGGTGAGTGCCAAGGCGCTGACCCACCTGTCGGCCAAGTGGCCGTCGTTGACCGCCGACTGCCGGGCCCGTTCTGAGGGTCTGCACCTGCTGCGGGTCTCCTACGGCCGCTCCGGCGAGGCGGAGGTGGAGCTGTCGGTGGGGCAGGCGATGGCCGATGCCTCCACGCTGCTCGGGGTCGAGCTGGCCGCCGATCGTCTGGTGGACCACCAGATCATCCACTGGTCCGGCGCCCTGGCCCCCACCACTCCCGCGGCCCGGGCCTGGGTGCAGGGTCTCCACGAGCAGCTCTCCGCCGTTCCCGGTATCGGGCTGACCGGCGCCTGGGCGTCGGGTTCGGGGATCGCCGCACTGGTGCCGCACGCCCGGGACACCGCCCGTCGCCTCGCCTGA
- the hemE gene encoding uroporphyrinogen decarboxylase codes for MTETDTTQIRDAAAPSLPAVLQAMTGHRTEHPPVWFMRQAGRSLPEYRAAREGTAMLESCLNPELAAEITCQPVRRHGVDAAVLYSDIMVPLALAGVGVRIEPGVGPVLDEPIRTAADVDALVSRGPGDASVIAKAARLAVSELSHSEPGRDTPLIGFAGAPFTIAAYLVQGGPSRDHLAARAMMHAEPLAWAKLMDWVADLDADFLTAQLAGGARAVQLFDSWAGSLSAADYRAHVAPHSIRALAGVDRQIPVVHFAVNSSHLLEDLARVAAEASSHPVLGVDHRVSLDHALASLLVGHLEMPLQGNINPALLFAGWDALAAEAVSVVEAGRRAPGHVVNLGHGVPADADPDTLTRLVEYIHSL; via the coding sequence ATGACTGAGACCGACACAACCCAGATCCGCGACGCCGCCGCCCCCTCCCTGCCGGCCGTCCTGCAGGCCATGACCGGCCACCGCACCGAGCATCCGCCGGTGTGGTTCATGCGCCAGGCGGGGCGTTCGCTACCGGAGTACAGGGCCGCACGCGAGGGCACCGCGATGCTCGAGTCCTGCCTGAATCCGGAGCTGGCCGCCGAGATCACCTGCCAGCCCGTGCGCCGCCACGGCGTGGACGCCGCGGTGCTCTACTCCGACATCATGGTTCCGCTGGCGCTGGCCGGGGTCGGGGTGCGCATCGAGCCCGGGGTCGGGCCGGTCCTCGACGAGCCGATCCGTACTGCCGCCGACGTCGACGCCCTGGTCTCGCGGGGTCCCGGGGACGCCTCGGTGATCGCCAAGGCCGCCCGGCTGGCGGTCTCCGAACTGAGCCACTCGGAACCGGGCAGGGACACCCCGCTGATCGGCTTCGCCGGCGCCCCCTTCACGATCGCCGCCTACCTGGTGCAGGGCGGTCCTTCCCGCGACCACCTGGCGGCCCGCGCGATGATGCACGCCGAACCGCTGGCCTGGGCGAAGTTGATGGACTGGGTGGCCGATCTGGACGCCGACTTCCTCACCGCCCAGCTGGCCGGGGGCGCCCGCGCAGTCCAACTCTTCGACTCCTGGGCGGGCTCTCTGTCGGCCGCCGACTACCGGGCTCATGTGGCGCCGCACTCGATCCGGGCCCTGGCGGGGGTCGACCGGCAGATCCCGGTGGTGCACTTCGCGGTGAACTCCTCCCACCTGCTGGAGGATCTGGCACGGGTGGCGGCAGAGGCCTCCTCCCACCCGGTGCTGGGGGTCGATCACCGGGTGTCTCTGGACCACGCCCTGGCCTCGCTTCTGGTCGGACACCTGGAGATGCCGCTGCAGGGCAATATCAACCCGGCCCTGCTGTTCGCAGGATGGGACGCGCTGGCCGCCGAGGCCGTCTCGGTGGTGGAGGCCGGACGCCGGGCACCGGGCCATGTGGTGAACCTGGGGCACGGGGTGCCCGCCGACGCCGACCCGGATACCCTGACGAGGTTGGTCGAGTACATCCACTCCCTGTGA